The DNA segment TAGAAGCAGCCGATGCGATGGTAAAAGCGGCGAATGTAACTTTGATTGGGAAAGAGCATGTAGGCGGCGGACTTGTGACCGTGATGGTGCGCGGGGATGTGGGAGCTGTTAAGGCGGCTACAGATGCCGGTGCGGCAGCCGCAGAACGAGTAGGGGAACTGGTTTCTATCCACGTAATTCCGCGTCCGCACGAAGAGGTAGAGGCCATTCTTCCTAGATTAGGAGAGTAAATCAAAGAAAGCAATACCGTTGACAAGTAAAAGCAGATGATATTTATATGATCAGGAGGAATGAATATGGCAGCAACACAGGCACTGGGAATGATTGAAACAAAAGGGTTGGTTGCATCGATAGAGGCTGCCGATGCGATGGTAAAGGCGGCAAATGTGACCTTGATTGGGAAAGAGCATGTAGGCGGCGGACTCGTGACCGTGATGGTGCGTGGAGATGTGGGAGCTGTGAAAGCAGCTACAGATGCGGGGGCAGCGGCAGCAGAGAGAGTAGGAGAGCTTATATCCATTCATGTAATCCCAAGACCACATGATGAGGTGGAAGCTATTTTGCCGAAAATTGACCAATAATCAGGTGCAGGGAGCATAAAGGAGGTGGCTTTGTTTAATGAAAGTGATAACGGAAGCATATCTGCGTGATGAGTTACGAGCGTCTAAGCCAGATTCCTATACGATTCCGGAGGGAAAGATCCTGTCACCGGCGGCCAGAGAATATCTGCAGCAGTACAAAATCAAGATCATATGTGCAGCAGACCAAAAGAAACGGGAGCAGAAAATACAAAACAAGGAGCCAGAAATTGTAGCAACGCCAGTTTTGACAATGCCAGAAGTAAAGCTGGCTGCCGGGGAGAGTGCAAAGAAACCAAAATTTGTGGATTATGAGACAGGAGCCTACTACTTTGAAAAACCGGAGCATATGACACACTTATACGCAAATGTGCTGGTTCCAAAGGATCACAAGAGAATTCTCTTTCGGGGAAAACTGGACAGTCTCGAAGCCTCGTTCGTCTTAGTTCAGAGCATGCTTGATGAGACCGGTGAAACTGAAAAGCTGATTGCCGATCTTTTAGATATTTTAGACAGCTTGCGGGAAATGATGCGCTGCGATGCACTGAATGAGCCGTTTCGAAGGGATTTGATCATAGGGCTGACCCATGAGGAACTCAGAGAACGTTCTCATGACCCGATGAAATTCTACAACATTAAGCAAATGGTATTGCCCGATTATACATTGGGAAAGACGTATGCTTTGTTAAATCAGCTTCGTGCTTTCATAAGAGAGACAGAGGTGGCAGCTACTGGTGCATTTCGTAATGGGAAAACGTATGATCGAAAAGACATTATCGAGGAGTTAAATCGTATGTCCAGTGCCATGCATATTATCATGTGCAAGTATCTGGCGGGCGATTATAAATCTTAAGGAGGAAAGATGGAACAGCTGGTAGATCAGGTAGTACAGGCAGTTAGAAAAGCCGGTCTTGTGGAAGTGGAAGTTTCAGCCAGACATGTTCATCTGTCGCAGGAAGATATGGAAACCTTGTTTGGGAGCGGGGCCACGCTTCATCCAAAGCGGCCGCTCTCCCAGCCAGGACAATTCTTAAGTGAAGAGCGGGTGAATCTGATCGGAAACAGGGGAAGAAAAGAGCATGTTGCAATCTTGGGCCCGGTACGAAGCCATACGCAGATTGAACTTTCGAAAAGTGACTGCGTGGATTTGAAGATAGACGCACCACTTCGGGAATCCGGACATCTGGACGGAGCTGCTTCTATCCGGATCGAGGGTCCTAAGGGAGTGATAACTGTGAAACAAGGAGCGATCGTTGCCCACAATCATATACATGTTCCCCCGAAAATGGCTGATGAACTATGTTTAAAAAATGGCGAGCATGTGAGCGTCAAGGTACTTGGCAGGAGGCCAATGACTTTCAATGATGTAATTATCCGGATCAGTGAAAACTTCAGATTTCGTATGCACATCGATTTTGATGAGGCAAATGCCGCATTTGTGAGCGGTTTTACTCTCGGAAAAATAATAAAAAAGGAAAAAGACTGACGTCGGGGAGCTTAAAATACAGATGGATTTAAAACGTGTGGATGAATTTATACAGCGTGTAGAGGATTCCGAGGTTGGGACATTCTCACCGGTAGGATCAAAATTGAAGGTCGGTGTGGATCTGGGCACAGCATACATTGTCCTGACGGTGTTGGACGAGGATGACAATCCAATTGCCTGTGAAAAACAGGCGTCCAGCGTGTTAAGAGACGGTGTAGTCGTAGATTATACGGGTGCGTTGGACACAGTGACAAAGTTAAAGAAAAAGCTGGAAGAACGCTTGGGAAGAGGGCTTGTAAATTGTGCGATTGCAATGCCTGCGGGAACCGAAGGAAGCACCAAGACCCATCAATATGTCGCGGAAGGCGCAGGGTTCGAGGTGACGAATGTTCTGGATGAGCCCTCCTCAGCCAATTCGGTATACCAGATCCAAAACGGAGTGATCGTGGATGTCGGAGGAGGGACCACAGGACTTGCTGTATTCAAAGACGGACAGGTGTATAAAACCGCAGATGAACCGACAGGCGGGACGCACCTGACACTTGTTCTTTCAGGAAATTACCATATACCCTTTGACCAGGCAGAGGCGATGAAACAAGATTACAGCAGACATAAAGAAATCCTTCCTGTCGTGAAAGCAACGATAGAAAAAATTGCATCCATCATCAGCCGCTATGTGGATTCCAATGAGACAGATATGATATATCTTTGCGGCGGAACCTGCTGTCTGACAGGAATTGAAGATATTATAGAAAAAGAGACAGGCATCCGGACAATCAAGCCTCGCAACCCTTTTCTGGTTACGCCGGCGGGAATCGCGATGAACTGCAAACTATAAGGAAAGGAGGAGAATGGATGGATATTGATCAATTAGTAAATGAGATCGTAAAACGGGTACAGGCAAAGATCGAAGATAGGGAAAATGTCTGTGATGCTCCTTTAAACACCAGGTCGAAACCGAGGATTCTGATTTTAAATGATTTTCATAAAAGCAAATGTGATGAGTTTGTCAAGTCCTCACAGCTCTTTGACTATTATGACATGGATTATGCCTTACAAGAGGAATACGACTGTCAAATCTCTTCTTATGAAGCTGTGATAGCTTTTCATCTGACGAACGAATATCTGGGAAAGATTGCAAATGGCATCTTTGACAGCGGTTATACAAGGCTGTTCGGAGAGGCACTTCTTGCGGGGAAAAAGATATTTCTTCCGAAAGAAGAGATAGAACTGTGTACTTATCAGAAGAGTGCACCAATCATTTATTACCGCAGACTTGCGGACAATCTGCAGCTATTGACGGAAAGTGGTGTTGTGGCTGAATCTTATCGTGTTCTGCCGGATTTTATATTGAATGGCGGGTCTGATTTAAAAGATAGCAAAGTGGAGCGAAAATCTGTACATTGCGAAACATTTGGTGAAGTAGGAATCTGTAAACATGTCATCACGGAGAGAGATATCAGGAAGGTCTGGGAAGAAAGTAAGATCCAGAAGATCGTTATTGGTTCAAAAGCAATTTTGACGGATCTTGCGAGAGAATATGCGGATAAACAGAAGATAATGATTGTACGCTCAGACGATACACATTCCGTGAGAGGTGAAAGAAGATGAAGACAGGAAGAGTGATAGGCAATATCTGGGCTACTCGGAAGGCAGAAGATCTGGAAGGGCTGAAATTGATGGTGATTCAGCCCATAAACCTGTTAGATGACGAGCCGATTGATAATCCGATCGTTGCAGCGGATATCATCGGCGCAGGGGTCGGAGAGAAGGTTCTCTATGTAGGGGGAAGTTCCGCCAGAACTGCAGCAGGCAGCCGGGAAATTCCTGTGGATGCCACCATTGTGGGGATTGTGGATGATCAGGAGATCGACGAGGATCAGGTACATGGAAAGCGGTGATTGCATGGATGTGACAGAAAAGATTAAAAAAGCAGGAGTGGTAGGAGCCGGAGGAGCCGGTTTCCCGACACATGTGAAACTAAATGCAAAGGCAGAATATTTCATCATTAACGCGGCAGAATGTGAGCCTCTGATTGAGATTGACAAATATCTGTGCAGGACCTATGCCGATAGAATCGTCAAAACTGTGGATTCTCTTGCAAAATTTTTGCAGGCGGAGCAGGCAGTCATCGCCTTAAAAGGAAAATACAAAAGCGAAATTGCAGCACTCTCGAACGCAATACGAAGTCAGCATGCAGATATCCGTATTCATCAGATGGACACCTTTTATCCTGCAGGAGATGAGCAGATTATGGTACATGAGGTAACGGGCAGAGT comes from the Blautia liquoris genome and includes:
- the eutM gene encoding ethanolamine utilization microcompartment protein EutM is translated as MAAMQALGMIETKGLVASIEAADAMVKAANVTLIGKEHVGGGLVTVMVRGDVGAVKAATDAGAAAAERVGELVSIHVIPRPHEEVEAILPRLGE
- a CDS encoding BMC domain-containing protein, translated to MAATQALGMIETKGLVASIEAADAMVKAANVTLIGKEHVGGGLVTVMVRGDVGAVKAATDAGAAAAERVGELISIHVIPRPHDEVEAILPKIDQ
- a CDS encoding ATP-binding protein, whose product is MKVITEAYLRDELRASKPDSYTIPEGKILSPAAREYLQQYKIKIICAADQKKREQKIQNKEPEIVATPVLTMPEVKLAAGESAKKPKFVDYETGAYYFEKPEHMTHLYANVLVPKDHKRILFRGKLDSLEASFVLVQSMLDETGETEKLIADLLDILDSLREMMRCDALNEPFRRDLIIGLTHEELRERSHDPMKFYNIKQMVLPDYTLGKTYALLNQLRAFIRETEVAATGAFRNGKTYDRKDIIEELNRMSSAMHIIMCKYLAGDYKS
- the pduL gene encoding phosphate propanoyltransferase, which translates into the protein MEQLVDQVVQAVRKAGLVEVEVSARHVHLSQEDMETLFGSGATLHPKRPLSQPGQFLSEERVNLIGNRGRKEHVAILGPVRSHTQIELSKSDCVDLKIDAPLRESGHLDGAASIRIEGPKGVITVKQGAIVAHNHIHVPPKMADELCLKNGEHVSVKVLGRRPMTFNDVIIRISENFRFRMHIDFDEANAAFVSGFTLGKIIKKEKD
- the eutJ gene encoding ethanolamine utilization protein EutJ; this translates as MDLKRVDEFIQRVEDSEVGTFSPVGSKLKVGVDLGTAYIVLTVLDEDDNPIACEKQASSVLRDGVVVDYTGALDTVTKLKKKLEERLGRGLVNCAIAMPAGTEGSTKTHQYVAEGAGFEVTNVLDEPSSANSVYQIQNGVIVDVGGGTTGLAVFKDGQVYKTADEPTGGTHLTLVLSGNYHIPFDQAEAMKQDYSRHKEILPVVKATIEKIASIISRYVDSNETDMIYLCGGTCCLTGIEDIIEKETGIRTIKPRNPFLVTPAGIAMNCKL
- a CDS encoding EutN/CcmL family microcompartment protein; the protein is MKTGRVIGNIWATRKAEDLEGLKLMVIQPINLLDDEPIDNPIVAADIIGAGVGEKVLYVGGSSARTAAGSREIPVDATIVGIVDDQEIDEDQVHGKR